Within the Zea mays cultivar B73 chromosome 10, Zm-B73-REFERENCE-NAM-5.0, whole genome shotgun sequence genome, the region caagccgacactgttgcagctgtttggattgctgcagctgcaatccatagagagaaaaatactgtagaagccgcagccgcagccggattgcagccgcagcaagccgcagcgaacaagctgtAAACGGTGATAAATAAAAAAGTAAGAGGGAGTAGTAGTTATTGTGGCCGAGTTCGCTTGTTCTAAGCTATTGACAAACCCACACGGCGACAACAAGCACGCTTTCAAGAGTTGCTTCATATATTTCTAAGTAGATGACGTAGAAAAACATTGCTCTATCTAATAGATCAGAATGCTTAATATTTATGATGGTAATGATCATTCACGGAGTTCATATTACTGTAGAACGAAGTTCGTCTTCTTCGACTTCGCATTCTGATTATATTATCACAAGTATCCCATTATGTACACTTGGATCCCTTTTATATTAGATGCGATAATATAATCTACATGATAATCATTGGCCAAAGTCAAAATGTTTAAATCTTAGTTGAGTGTCTAAAAAAAAAGAAGCGAGTACACAAAAAAAAATACTGTTAGGCCCTTGACGATTCGGATGAAGTCCGGAGCTCGACGACTACGATCGATCACAGTTTTTAGGTGAGACGAGGTCGCCGTACAGTCACGTATATTCTCTCGTCTGTTACGTTCTTCCAGAGGCTCGGTTTGGCCGTATCGCCGTGGACAAGCCCCGCGCGCACCGAAGCTACCCATCCGGGCGCGGAGGAATAAGCTCGCCCGATCGACGAGAAGTCCCCTTCGGCCTTAGCATATTCCGCGCTCGAAAACCTTCGCGCGCACGCGAGACTAGGCGACAAGAGGATCACAGTCACAGGACGGACTACTACGCCATCCGATTGGAGCATGTTACCGTCAGTAGATTGcatcgtctccgtctccgtctccCCGAGCACAGAACGCAATGAACTGTTAAGCACAGGCTGTCGTCCACTTCAGACACTGACACACACGCACGCAAGGGACCATCGGGGACTGAGGTGACTCGGTGAGCGAGTATGGTCGACGCTCCGGCACCGGCAGGCTCGACGGCCGCGGCCaaggagaaggcctcggccctggaGCTGGTCCGCTACGCCGACGCGCGGGACTGGTGCCTCATGGCGCTGGGCGCGCTAGGCAGCTTCGGCGACGGCATGATGCAGCCGCTCTCCATGCTCGTGCTCGGTGACATCGTCAACAGCTACGGCGGCGCCGGGACCGCCGACAGCGCCTTCAGCTCCAGCGCCGTCGACAAGGCAAGCTCTCGAAACACCAACGTATACTATACCGGCATGTCACATTGCCCGCACGGGCAGCCCTCTGAGCCGTCCCTGCCACGTTGCTGCAGTTCGCGCTTCGGTTGCTGTACGTCGCGGTTGCCGTGGGCGCCTGCGCTTTCCTAGGTGAGCAGCGCAGCAGCAGTCTCCAATatttttttttttcctttttgcggCGTCCGTCGATCTTCTGCAGCTTCTACCCTGTCAAAATGTTTGTAGAGGGGCTGTGCTGGACGCAGACCGCGGAGCGGCAGGCGTCCAGGATGAGGCGGCTGTACCTGGAGGCCGTCCTGCGGCAGCAGGTGGAGTTCTTCGACACGTCCGGGCCGGCCTCGCAGGGCACCACGTTCAGGGTCATCTCCACCATCTCCGACGACGCCGACACCATCCAGGACTTCCTCGCCGAGAAGGTCCCCATCTCTACTTGCGTGCAtgcctggccgggccgggccgagCCGCTCAACCTCTCTTCACGTTTCAGCTGCCCAACGTCCTGGCAAACATTACGCTCTTCTTCGGCACGCTGGCCGTGGCCTTCGTCTTCGCGTGGCGGCTAGCGCTCGCGGGCCTCCCGTTCACGCTCCTCTTCGTGGTCCCGAGCGTGTACCTGGGCAAGCGAATGGCCGCCGCGGCGGGGCAGGCGCGCGCGGCGTACCAGGAGGCGGGCGGCGTCGCCGAGCAGGCGGTGTCGTCCATCCGGACCGTGGCGTCGTACCGCGGGGAGCGGCGGGAGCTGGAGCGGTTCGGGCGCGCCCTGGCCCGGAGCACCGCGCTCGGCATCAAGCAGGGGCTCATCAAGGGCGTCGTCATCGGGAGCATGGGCGTCATATACGCCGTGTGGTCCTTCATGTCCTGGATCGGCAGCGTCCTGGTCATCCGTTTCCACGCGCAGGGCGGTCACGTCTTCGTCGCCTCCATCTGCATCGTCTTGGCCGGAATGTAATTAAGCGATTCCTTAATCCTTATGCATGCGTTGCGGTGCGGCTAGCCTGCCTGATACGTACCTGGCACTGCTCTGCTCTGAGGTTTCCAGGTCCATCATGGTGGCTCTGCCAAACCTGCGTTACTTCGTCGacgcggcgacggcggcggcacgGATGCGCGAAATGATCGACAAGCTGCAGCCTCTCGAGACGGAGGGCAAGAAGGGCACCGCCATGGAGAACATCAGGGGCCAGATCACGTTCAAGGACGTGCATTTCTCGTACCCGTCAAGGCCTGACACGCGGGTGCTCCACGCCGTGAATCTCACCATCTCCGAGGGCGCCACCGTCGGCCTCGTCGGCGGCAGCGGGTCCGGGAAGTCCACCATCCTCTCGTTGCTGCAGAGGTTCTACAGCCAGGACTCGGGGGAGATACTACTGGACGGCATCGACATCGGCACGCTCAACGTCGAGTGGCTCAGGAGCCAGATCGGCCTGGTGAGCCAGGAGCCGGTGCTGTTCGCCACGACCATCAGGGAGAACATCCTGTTCGGCAACGAGGCGGCCTCGCTGAAGCAAGTCGTCGTGGCGGCGAAGATGGCCAATGCTCACGATTTCATCACCAAATTGCCCCATGGATACGATACCAATGTATGCCGATGCTTCGAATCCTGGCCACAGAATGAACTAGCTATTTGCCTATTTGTACTTGAGCAAGTTCAATGCTTGCATTTGCAGGTCGGGCAGTTCGGGACGCAGCTGTCGGGAGGTCAGAAGCAGCGCATCGCCATCGCCCGCGCGCTCATCAGGGACCCCAAGATCCTGCTCCTCGACGAGGCGACTAGCGCGCTGGACTCCGAGTCGGAGCGCGCGGTGCAGGACGCGCTGGACCGGGCGTCCGTGGGCCGGACGACCGTCGTCGTGGCGCACCGCCTCTCCACGGTCCGCAAGGCCGACATGATCGCGGTGCTCGACGCGGGCCGCGTGGTGGAGCGCGGCACGCACGACGAGCTCCTCGGCGCGGAGGCCGGCGAAGGCGGCGGCTTCTACGCGCGGATGGCGATGCTGCAGAGGGCGTCCGTGGCGAGGGAGGAACGCCAGCGGGTGGTGGAAGTAGAGCCGGAGAGCAACAGGGTGTCGTTCCGTAGCGTTGAGATCATGTCGGTGCCCAGCGACTTCCACCCAAGCCCGGTGCCGTCGTTCAGGTCGGTGGAACGGTCCGTGGAAATGGAAGACGAAAAGGTCGACGGACGCGACACGGCGCGCGGCAGAAAGCCGTCGCAGCTCCGCCTGCTCAAGATGAACCGGCCGGAATGGAAGCAAGCTCTGCTCGGGTGCGCCGGTGCCATCGTCTTCGGTGCGGTGTTGCCGCTCTACTCTTACAGCCTCGGAGCTTTGCCGGAGGTGTATTTTCTCGGCGACGACGACCTCATCCGTTCAAAGACCAGGTACCTCGCGACGTGTCCGTCATTGCTCGATCGAGAACATAGATTGCAGTGCAGAGTGCCATGGCGGTGCCAGTGACGTTTGTCTGAACTGTGTTCTCAACAGGCTGTACTCCCTCGTCTTCTTCGGCATCGCCATCGTCTGCATCACGGCGAACATCGTGCAGCACTACAACTTCGCCGTCATGGGCGAGCGCCTGACGGAGCGCGTCCGTGGACAGATGTTCGCCAAGATACTCTCCTTCGAGGTCGGGTGGTTCGACGAGGACGAGAACTCAAGCGCCGCGGTGTGCGCGCGGCTGGCCACGCAGGCCACAAAGGTCCGGTCCCTCGTCGGTGACCGCATGTGCCTCCTGGTGCAGGCGTCCGCCAACGCGGCGCTAGGTTTCTCCCTTGCGCTCGCCCTGTCGTGGCGGCTCGCGGTGGTCATGATGGCTATGCATCCACTGGTAATCGCGAGCTTCTACTTCAAGAAGGTGCTGATGACCGCCCTGTCCAAGAAGGCCAAGAAGGCGCAGGTGCAAGGCAGCCAGCTCGCCAGCGAGGCTGTCGTGAACCACCGGACCATCACCGCGTTCTCGTCGCAGCGTCGGATGCTCCGCCTGTACGAGGCCGCGCATGAGGCGCCCAGGAAGGACAACAGGGTGCAGTCGTGGTACTCCGGCTTCTGCCTGTCCCTGTGCCAGTTCAGCAACACGGGCAGCATGGCGCTCGCGCTGTGGTACGGAGGCAGGCTTATGGCCAAGGGCCTCATCACTCCCACGCACCTGTTCCAGGTGTTCTTCATGCTCATGACCATGGGGCGGGTGATCGCAGACGCCGGCAGCTTGACGTCCGACCTAGCCAAGGGCGGTGACGCCGTGCGGTCCATCCTGGACACGCTGGACCGTGAACCGATGATCCAGGATGACGGCGACGAAGCCGACGGACCAAGGAAGAAGAGgaagcaacagcagcagcagaagGAAATGAAAGGCACAATCGAGTTCAGGGACGTGCACTTCAGCTACCCGACGCGGCCGGGGACGACCGTGCTCGATGGGTTCAGCCTCGAGATAGGCGCGGGGAAGACTGTGGCGCTCGTCGGACCGAGCGGATCCGGCAAGTCCACGGTGATCGGGCTGATCGAGCGCTTCTACGACGTGCAGAAAGGCTCGGTGCTGATCGATGGCAGGGACATCAGGAGCTGCAGCCTGGCGCACCTCCGGTCGCACGTCGCGCTCGTCAGCCAGGAGCCGACGCTGTTCTCCGGCACGATCCGCGACAACATAGTGTACGGCGACGAGCACGCCACCGAGGACGAGGTGACTAGTGCCGCCAAGCTTGCCAACGCCcacgagttcatcaggtacagatTCTGCAGCTGGTTGGTGTGCGCACGCCTTTGTTGTACCTGAAAAACTTCTTCAATCCCGCCGTGCTACAGCGCGATGGAGGGCGGCTACGACGCGCGCGTCGGGGAGCGAGGGGCGCAGCTGTCcggcgggcagaagcagcggaTCGCGCTGGCGCGTGCGATATTGAAGAACGCGCGGGTCCTGCTGCTGGACGAGGCGACGAGCGCGCTGGACACCGTGTCGGAGAGGCTAGTGCAGGACGCTATCGACAGGATGCTGCAGGGGCGGACGTGTGTGGTGGTGGCACACCGCCTCTCCACGGTGCAGAAGGTAGACATGATTGCGGTGGTGCGGGGCGGGAAGGTGGCGGAGAGAGGGCGGCACGGGGAGCTCATCGCCGTCGGACCTGGAGGGATATACTACAACCTGATGAAGTTGCAACTGGGTAGATCGCCGTGCCTTAGTCCTCCTAAGTAATTAAACAGACTTACTTTTTGGATGATGTGCTGATGTTTCCAGTTCTTGCATAACAAACTACTAGGAAGACTGGTCTGTCAACATGTCTTGGTTGATTATTTAGACATATAATAAATCGTTTTCAAATAAAAAGGTCAGCAACTATAAAAGTTGTACATTATCTAAAAAAACTACAAAGTTGCTGAACACTTCAACTACAATATATTTTTCATGCATCTAGATTTTCCTCATCTAGAATATTTCTGAAATTATCACCATCCCAAAACAAAAGTGCAAACAGATGCCACGGCGACAAAGCACACGGCACGCGCAGGCGCAGGCGCAGGCGCAGCGCACGCCTGTTGCGGACGGCGGACCACAATTTACGACCAGCTTGACAAGACTGACCAGGCGGAGTCGACCGCCCAAGCTGCGGTGTCCCGCAGAAAAGCGACCATGGCCTCGCACTCCGCGATGGCCTGCTTGTCCGCGCCGGGCCTTGTGAGCGGAGGAAAGAAGAGCCAGAAGGCCGTCACGCCCACGAACGCCAGTGTCAGCGGCGTGGCCATGGCGCGCGGCGGCCGCGGCCACCCCTCGTGCGCGGCCCACCACCCCTCCGCCACCGCGCACGCCCCGTGCAGCGTGAAGAACGCGGCCGCCTCCCCCGTCGGCCGCAGCAGCGTGAGGTAGGAGAACATGGCCTCGTGCATGAGGCCCGAGACGACGAACGCAGCTAGCACACCCGCGGCGGCGCCGAGGCGCGCGCGCACGGGGCGGAACACGCACTGGCGGAGCAGCGCCGGAACGGAGAGGTTCCACCTCCGGCCCCAGAAGTCCCGCAGCGAGGACGAGAGGTAGGGCCGGTCGAACTGGGGCTCCAGTTCCAGGCCCATCAGCGCGCGCGAcgccgccgcggccgccgccAGGACGAGCTCGAGCGCGAGGTACACGTGCACGGAGTAGAGCGTGAGCAGGACGTAACCGTTCATCCGCTCCTCGTACCGGTACAGCGACACGATGGCCGCGAGCAGCGCGGCCATGGAGGCGGACTCCACGAGCCCCAGGCCCGGCCTCGAGGCGGAGCTCTTGGGATCCCGTAGTGTGACGGGGAAGGTGGCGATGGCGGTGAAGGAGGGCAGCGGGAGGCTCGGATCGAGCGGGCGCTGGCCGCATGCGAGGAGCAGGAGTTTGAATTCGGCGGCCCAGGCGAGGAAGAAGCCGGAGATGCCGCGCGGGTGGAGCGCACGGAAGGCGAGCGGGAGGAAAGGCAAGACGGCGAGCACCGGGAGGAACGCTGCAAGGCGGGACAGGACCGGGCGGAGTCGCCGCGCGGCGAAGCGGGCGTAGCCCATGCACGCGATCACCGCGGCCGCGACGGTGGCGAGGCTGCGCAGGTCGCCGGTGGCCATCTCCGCTGTAGGTCAAATCTCACCAGTTTTTCGGGTCCGATCCAGGAGCCCGAACCAGATTGAGAATTTGGGGAGGGTTGTCCCCCTGGCATTATAAATGGTCGCTAAACATGTTAAGCTTCATGTGCGGGAATCTTTACCTAGTAGATTAAAATCAACTTGCTAACACTGATTTATAGTCTAACTAGTATAATATCTGTGTGTTACACAATAATAAATATTACACTTGGCGTATGAGTTAAAAAAAGCTTGATCCTTTTATAATTTGTTTGGTCGCTCATTCACCTTTATCTAGTTGAGTATGAGAAAACGTTGTGGTACATGtgactttttgttgtgttggactTAGCTGGCACAGCGTGTTTGTATCAGCGATCCGTGTGGTTATGGGGCTGCCCAGAGATCTTCCCGCTGGAGATTCGGTGTACATCAGATCGTATAATCAATAAGTTATTTTATATATTAAATATGTTTGTGTGTTTTACTACAGGCTTGTTAACACTACTAAAATTGTGTCATATGACAAAACCAAAACTATTTTCTGTGTATGGGGGAGTAGGTATAAATACACGTCACTTTCCTGTTTAGGATGGAGTGGAACAGGAAAGTGGACAATACTATAACAACATTTCACTGCGACGAGGAGGATAAATTATTAGTCTTTCTTAGACTTTTCTATAATGCATCATTTGGATCATTGaaattgaatttcattctaataataataatttaggtATATATATTAAAAAAATTCAGGGTTTATGTAAAATATATCAGTATAATATTATTAgtaagatgtcggagatatttatgtgctatatttttactataaAGGAGTGAGTCTAAGATCGTCTTTTAAGTTAcatagtagaaacaaattctagtaatacataaaatcatttcccatccCCACTCCATTAATTTAAGATAACCTTATATAGAACTTTGGGAAGTGATGAAATGTCAAATTCCAAGCTAAATAGGTTACCTTATTAAATGAATTTTAATTTCTCTGAAATGAAGGGATCTAAACGCTCCGTAAATAATAATTTGGGAAGTTATTTGAATAAAAATCGGTCTCTATATCAATTCGCTCTTCAAAGACTTTTCTATATCTTGTGCATACTGCAGAGAGCCAATTCCGCTCTTCATGGCTAATGAAAAATTCAGTGAAAGTGTTCTATTTCTATTAATAAGGATATAAAGATGGAGGTTATTTTTATTAAAGAAGTCATTGGAGGGCTTTTTTCACTCAAGCCTCTATTTCTGTTAATAAGGGTATAAAGAGTTTCTTGAAAGTGCTCTTTAGATCTCCAAACATTGTCATTCtttatgtcggggaccataattaggggtaccctcaaggcgcctaattctcagctggtaacccccatcagcataaagctgcaaaggcctgatgggtacgattaagtcagggatcagtccacacgagtgactcgatcacgcttcacccgagcctagcctcggccaagggcagccgacctcgagagacttccgtctcgcccgaggccccctttttatggcggacacatcaccggctcgcccgaggccttggcttcgctcagaagcaaccttgactaaatcgccgcaccgactgaccaaattgcaggggcatttaacgcaaaggtggcctgacaccttcatcctgacacgcgcccccggcagagccgaagtgaccgccgtcactccaccgctccactggccagtctgacagaaggacaacgccgcctgcgccactccgactgcagtgccactcgacagagtgagtctgacaggcagtcaggccttgccaaaggcgccacggcgaactccgctccgcccgaccccagggctcggactcgggctaagacccggaagacggcgaactccgctccgcccgaccccagggctcggactcgggctaagacccggaagacggcgaactccgctccgcccgaccccagggctcggactcgggcaaagacccggaagacggcgaactccgctccgcccgaccccagggctcggactcgggctaagacccggaagacggcgaactccgctccgcccgaccccagggctcggactcgggctaagacccggaagacggcgaactccgctccgcccgaccccagggctcggactcgggctaagacccggaagacgacgaaactccgcttcgcccgaccccagggctcggactcgggctaagacccgaaagacgacgaagctccgcctcgcccgaccccagggctcggactccgccctggcctcggccgaacgacttccgcttcgcccgaccccagggctcggactccgccctggcctcggccgaacgacttccgcctcgcccgaccccagggctcggactccgccctggcctcggccgaacgacttccgcctcagggctcggactccgccctggcctcggccgaacgacttccgcctcgcccgaccccatggctcgggctcggccacggcaacggaaggcagactcaacctcggcttcggaggaacccccacgtcgccctgcctagggcacagaccgccacgtcaacaggaagcgccatcatcatcctaccccgaatcgactcgggtcacggagaacaagaccggcgtcccatccggccagctccaccggaggggcaatgatggcgctccacaagctctatgacgacggcggcccccagctctcttacggaagcaggacgacgtcagcagggattcgaccgctccaacagctgtccctccaccaggctccgccgcacctctgacagccacgacatcacgccagcagggtgcccagatctctccggctgccacattggcatgtacctagggcgctagctcttcctccgctagacacgtagcactctgctacaccccccattgtacacctggatcctctccttacgac harbors:
- the LOC103641772 gene encoding ABC transporter B family member 15 codes for the protein MVDAPAPAGSTAAAKEKASALELVRYADARDWCLMALGALGSFGDGMMQPLSMLVLGDIVNSYGGAGTADSAFSSSAVDKFALRLLYVAVAVGACAFLEGLCWTQTAERQASRMRRLYLEAVLRQQVEFFDTSGPASQGTTFRVISTISDDADTIQDFLAEKLPNVLANITLFFGTLAVAFVFAWRLALAGLPFTLLFVVPSVYLGKRMAAAAGQARAAYQEAGGVAEQAVSSIRTVASYRGERRELERFGRALARSTALGIKQGLIKGVVIGSMGVIYAVWSFMSWIGSVLVIRFHAQGGHVFVASICIVLAGMSIMVALPNLRYFVDAATAAARMREMIDKLQPLETEGKKGTAMENIRGQITFKDVHFSYPSRPDTRVLHAVNLTISEGATVGLVGGSGSGKSTILSLLQRFYSQDSGEILLDGIDIGTLNVEWLRSQIGLVSQEPVLFATTIRENILFGNEAASLKQVVVAAKMANAHDFITKLPHGYDTNVGQFGTQLSGGQKQRIAIARALIRDPKILLLDEATSALDSESERAVQDALDRASVGRTTVVVAHRLSTVRKADMIAVLDAGRVVERGTHDELLGAEAGEGGGFYARMAMLQRASVAREERQRVVEVEPESNRVSFRSVEIMSVPSDFHPSPVPSFRSVERSVEMEDEKVDGRDTARGRKPSQLRLLKMNRPEWKQALLGCAGAIVFGAVLPLYSYSLGALPEVYFLGDDDLIRSKTRLYSLVFFGIAIVCITANIVQHYNFAVMGERLTERVRGQMFAKILSFEVGWFDEDENSSAAVCARLATQATKVRSLVGDRMCLLVQASANAALGFSLALALSWRLAVVMMAMHPLVIASFYFKKVLMTALSKKAKKAQVQGSQLASEAVVNHRTITAFSSQRRMLRLYEAAHEAPRKDNRVQSWYSGFCLSLCQFSNTGSMALALWYGGRLMAKGLITPTHLFQVFFMLMTMGRVIADAGSLTSDLAKGGDAVRSILDTLDREPMIQDDGDEADGPRKKRKQQQQQKEMKGTIEFRDVHFSYPTRPGTTVLDGFSLEIGAGKTVALVGPSGSGKSTVIGLIERFYDVQKGSVLIDGRDIRSCSLAHLRSHVALVSQEPTLFSGTIRDNIVYGDEHATEDEVTSAAKLANAHEFISAMEGGYDARVGERGAQLSGGQKQRIALARAILKNARVLLLDEATSALDTVSERLVQDAIDRMLQGRTCVVVAHRLSTVQKVDMIAVVRGGKVAERGRHGELIAVGPGGIYYNLMKLQLGRSPCLSPPK
- the LOC100285318 gene encoding wax synthase, which translates into the protein MATGDLRSLATVAAAVIACMGYARFAARRLRPVLSRLAAFLPVLAVLPFLPLAFRALHPRGISGFFLAWAAEFKLLLLACGQRPLDPSLPLPSFTAIATFPVTLRDPKSSASRPGLGLVESASMAALLAAIVSLYRYEERMNGYVLLTLYSVHVYLALELVLAAAAAASRALMGLELEPQFDRPYLSSSLRDFWGRRWNLSVPALLRQCVFRPVRARLGAAAGVLAAFVVSGLMHEAMFSYLTLLRPTGEAAAFFTLHGACAVAEGWWAAHEGWPRPPRAMATPLTLAFVGVTAFWLFFPPLTRPGADKQAIAECEAMVAFLRDTAAWAVDSAWSVLSSWS